A part of Limihaloglobus sulfuriphilus genomic DNA contains:
- a CDS encoding 3-deoxy-D-manno-octulosonic acid transferase, with the protein MRYFLNIFYSIALVLYLPKVLYRRYVHGRYKDGLAHRFARFGTLPHRRGSVIWIHAVSVGEVNATRSLIKELRAMDAGLEFVITSTTDTGYARAKAVYKDDVDIFYFPFDFSWIMRRAFASIKPTVCVLMELEVWPNFIYTAGKNKVPVIVANGRISDNSYPTYRKLRWFVKRIFSNITIFCAQTEVYARRYLSLGGRDGTVVVTSSLKYDTVETDPLRVPGRNELTNEISYTPERPFLVAGGSGPGEEQMLLDVYESLYKINKKLRLAVVPRKPERFDEVAALIEKSPHSSMRYSALKNGKGSSGADIILVDTMGDLRKFYSIAHLVFVGRSLVPMGGSDMLEAAALKVFTTFGPHTFNFRQTVEVLTAGQGAVEAADSHELKAVLAKALQDDAYRNDTARRGQEIIISNQGASAKTAGIILDML; encoded by the coding sequence ATGAGATATTTTTTAAACATATTTTACTCTATTGCTTTGGTTTTGTATCTTCCCAAGGTATTGTACCGCAGGTATGTTCACGGCAGGTACAAAGACGGATTGGCCCACCGTTTCGCACGGTTTGGAACTCTTCCCCATCGCCGCGGTTCGGTAATCTGGATACATGCGGTCAGTGTCGGCGAGGTCAACGCGACACGCAGCCTTATAAAAGAGCTCAGAGCCATGGATGCGGGCCTCGAGTTTGTTATAACTTCAACGACTGATACGGGTTATGCCAGAGCTAAAGCTGTTTATAAGGATGATGTTGACATATTTTATTTTCCGTTTGATTTTTCCTGGATAATGCGGCGGGCATTTGCGAGTATCAAGCCGACAGTTTGTGTACTCATGGAGCTTGAGGTCTGGCCGAATTTTATATATACCGCCGGCAAAAATAAAGTTCCTGTGATAGTTGCAAATGGTCGCATAAGTGACAATAGCTACCCGACTTACAGGAAACTGCGATGGTTTGTGAAGCGGATTTTCAGCAATATAACAATTTTTTGTGCCCAGACAGAGGTTTATGCCCGGAGGTATCTAAGCCTGGGCGGCAGAGACGGCACGGTTGTTGTAACCAGTTCGCTTAAATATGATACCGTTGAAACCGATCCGCTTCGTGTTCCGGGCCGTAATGAATTGACCAATGAAATTTCTTACACGCCTGAGAGGCCGTTTCTGGTTGCAGGCGGCAGCGGCCCCGGCGAGGAACAGATGCTGCTTGATGTTTATGAGAGTCTCTATAAAATCAATAAGAAGTTAAGGTTAGCGGTTGTGCCGCGTAAACCGGAGCGTTTTGATGAGGTGGCGGCTTTGATCGAAAAATCGCCGCACAGCTCCATGCGTTATTCGGCGTTGAAAAACGGCAAGGGCTCAAGCGGGGCAGATATAATTCTGGTGGATACCATGGGCGATCTGCGAAAGTTTTACTCAATCGCTCATCTGGTTTTTGTCGGCCGTTCGCTGGTGCCGATGGGCGGTTCTGACATGCTCGAAGCAGCTGCCCTCAAAGTATTTACAACATTCGGCCCGCACACATTTAATTTTAGACAAACAGTTGAAGTTTTGACCGCCGGCCAGGGTGCAGTAGAGGCGGCTGATTCACATGAGCTTAAAGCTGTCCTGGCAAAGGCCTTGCAGGACGATGCTTACAGAAATGATACTGCCCGGCGAGGCCAGGAAATAATAATCAGCAATCAGGGAGCCTCCGCCAAAACAGCCGGGATAATTCTGGATATGCTGTAA